One segment of Calditrichota bacterium DNA contains the following:
- a CDS encoding thiamine-phosphate kinase — MDIQKTASQIGEFGLIERIQKILGKAQNEKIILGIGDDTAVIDIGGGKVQLVT, encoded by the coding sequence ATGGATATTCAAAAAACAGCTTCCCAAATCGGCGAATTCGGCTTGATCGAGCGAATTCAAAAGATTCTTGGGAAGGCTCAAAACGAAAAAATCATTTTGGGCATTGGTGACGACACTGCTGTGATTGATATCGGCGGTGGCAAAGTGCAGCTTGTCAC